The Acidobacteriota bacterium genome includes the window TCTATCCCACGCTCACGGCGGAGCAGGCAGCGTTCATCCTGAAAGATTCGGGAGCGCGCATCGCGTTCGTCTCGACGCAGGAGCAGTTGGAGAAGCTGCGCCAGATCCGCAGCGGGACCGCCATCGAGAAGGTGGTGGTGATGGACGATGTCGAGGTCGATGTCGATTCCCAGGCGCCCGACCACGATGCGCACAGCACGGTGCGGATGAGCAGCTTCGTTTCCGACGAGATCACCGGTCGCGAACTCGCCCTCGATTCGGCGGCGCGGGCGATCGCGCCCGGCGATCTGGCGACCATCATCTATACCTCGGGAACCACCGGGACGCCGAAGGGCGTGATGCTCACGCACGGCAACCTGGCCGCAAATCTTGTGTCGTTGCAGTTCTACGATTGGGGCGAGAGCGATAGCTGCATCTCGTTCCTGCCCCTCTCCCACATCACTGCCCGGCATCTGGACTACGTCTGCTTCACTTATGGCGCGCTGATCGCATATTGCCCGGTCTTCGACCTGCTGTCGCAGACGCTGCAAGAGGTAAAGCCGACGCTGTTCGTCGGTGTGCCGCGCGTCTACGAGAAAATACGCAACGGCGTGGAAGAGAAGCTCGGCTCGGGCATCAAGCGCAAGGTCAGCGAGCGGGCGCTCGGGGTCGGCCGCAAGCACCGGGCGCTTACGCTGGCCGGCAAAAAGCCAGACACGCTCGACTGGAAGCTGGCGGACACGTTTCTCTTCAGCAAGGTACTGGGCGCGTTCGGCGGACGCGCGCGCAACTTCATCTCCGGCGGCGCGCCGCTGGGGGTACACCTGGCGGAGTGGTACGCCGACTGCGGCATACGCATCTACGAGGGCTACGGGCTGACAGAGACTTCTCCGGTGATCGCCATCAACACGCCGGGCGAGCACCGCATCGGGACGGTCGGCAAGCCGCTGCCCAACGTCGAGGTGCGGACCGCGGCCGAAGATGGCGAGATCGAGGTGCGCGGGCCGTCCGTCTTTAGGAACTATTGGCAACTGCCGGAAGAAACCAAGCGTGCTTTCACCGACGATGGATGGTTCAAGACCGGCGACATCGGCGAGATCGACGCCGACGGCTATCTCTCCATCACCGACCGCAAGAAGGACCTGATCAAGACTTCGGGAGGAAAGTTCATCGCGCCGCAGCCCATCGAAGGACACCTGCGGGCGAACGTGCTGGTGGCGCACGCGGCTGTGCTCGGCGACCGGCGGAATTTTCCCAGCGTGATCGTGGCGCCGCACTTTCCGCTGCTCGAGAGCTGGGCCCACGCCAACAGCGTGGAATTCCACTCGCGCGGCGAGCTGATCACGCATCCGAAAGTGCGGGCGCTTTTCGACGGCATCGTCGCCGACATGAACCAGCGTCTCGCGCGTTACGAGAAGATCAAGAAGGTGCTGCTCGTCCCGGATGAGTTCTCCATCGCCACCGGCGAGCTCACCCCCTCGCACAAGCTGAAGCGGCGCGTGCTCGAGCAGAAGTACAAAGCCCAGATCGACGAGATGTACGCCGGGCCGAGCGCACAGGCGACGGAAGCGGCGAGTGTTTCGTAGGCTGCTCGCGGCTGTTATTCTGACCTCGTGAATCCCGTTTCGACAGAAGCCGCTACCGGCCTGGTCACGCTGGCCGATATCCTCGCCGCGCAGCAGCGCATCAAGGGCGTGGCGTTCCACACGCCGCTTATTCCTCATCCCAAGGTCGCGGGCGTCTACTTCAAAGCGGAGAGCCTGCAGCCCATCGGCGCGTTCAAGATCCGCGGCGCGTATAACAAAGTCGCTGGGCTTTCCGAAGCCGAGCGCAAGCGCGGCGTGATCACGTACTCGAGCGGCAACCACGCCCAGGCGGTGGCTTATGCGGCGCGCGCTTTCGGCATCAAGGCAGTGATCGTGATGCCCAATAACGCTCCGCCGGTGAAGCAGGAAGGCACGCGCGCGCTGGGCGCGGAGATCGTCTTCGTGGGGACGGCGAGTTCGGAGCGCCTGGCGAAGGCGGAAGAACTTTCGGCAAAACATGGCTACGTGATGGTCCCGCCCTATGACGACCCTGCCATCATCGCGGGACAGGGCACCTGCGGCCTGGAAATCCTCGGCGATCTTCCCGATGTTGAGTTGGTGCTGGCGCCGGTGAGTGGGGGCGGGATGCTGAGCGGCGCGGCGACGGCGATCAAGTTGAGCGGATCGAAGGCCAAGGTGGTGGGCGTGGAGCCCGAGCTGGCGGGCGATTCGCAGGAGAGCTTTCGCACCGGCAAGCTGGTGGAGTGGCCGGCGGAGAAGACTACGCGGACGATCTGCGATGGCTTGCGGACGCAATCCCTTGGGCGGCTGAACTTCGAGCACATCAGGAAGTATTGCGACGACATCGTTACCGTGACCGAGGACGAGGTCCGCGGCGCCATCCGCGAGCTGGCGACCGAGGTACACATCGTCGCGGAACCGAGCGGAGCGGTGCCGTATGCCGCCTGGCGATGGCACCGGAACGAGCTGCCGGCGGCGGAAAAGATCGTGTGCGTGATCACCGGCGGGAACGTGGACCCGGGGCTGCTGCGGGACGTGCTCGGGTAGCGGCGGCCGCGTCACTCAGGCGTGGCAGTGTAAAATCTGGAGTTCCGCGAAGTCTCTGTTTCCTTCTGTCTTCTATATCCATGAGGTGGGTTTTGCGACGAGCGATGGCTAGCGGTGGCGCAGTAGTCAAGTTGGCACGGCTAACGTGCTCCATCGTCCTGCTGGCCGTGGGAGTTCTTGCGGCGAACGCCCTTGCGGCGAACGCTCCTGCCACGAATATTGACCACGGCGTACCCATCCGGGAGGCGGCCATCTACATCTCGCCAGACAGCAGTGCGCAGCGCATGGGAGTGATCCCGCGCGGGCGCGAGATGAACATCCTCGAACCCTCACCGGGCTGGCTACACGTGTTCGCGACCACCGACCAGGGCAAGGACGTGAGCGGCTGGATCCAGGACAAAGGCATCGTGCGCGCGAGCACGCCGAACGGCGACCGGATATTGTTCGGCGAGGCGGTGGATTCCGAATCGGAAGCGCAGAAGCGGCACGGACGCAAGGGCGCCGACGTAGACGCGGGGCGGCTCTACATGCGCGTCACCGAGTACTTCCCCAACTCGCCGCTGGCGGGCGAGGCGCTGTACCGGGCGGCGGACATCCGGTGGCAGATCGATTCGGTGGACGTGTGGACGCGGCCTTCAGCGCGCGAGCAGAGCCCGGGGATGCGTCCCATGATCGACGAAGAGATGATGAAGCAGGTGAAGAAGAAATATCCGGGGACGAAGTGGGCCGACCTCGCTGACTTCGCGATGATCGACAACAAGATCTGCGGCGAATGGAAGGGCGAGTCGAAGTGTCCGGAGAAGGAAGCGGAGATCTATGCGAAGTACGCGGAGGAGCGCGCAAGATCGCCGAAGGCAGCGGAGGCGCTCTACAACGCGGCGTGGCGGCAGTCGGCGCTGATCGAGATCTATAAGACGGAAGGCGACGCGGGAAGATCCGCGAGCGCGAAGAGCAAGGCCGCAGCGCTGGCGCAGCGCGTCGTTTCTTCGTACCCCGAAAGTGATTACGCGACGCGCGCGCAGCGACTCGTGTTCATGGTGCAGCAAGGCATGCCGACCTACGGCAGCCCGAGCGACTAGGCGATGCACGACTATCTGGTCAGCCTGCTGCTCGGGATCGTCGAAGGACTCACCGAGTTCCTGCCGGTCAGCTCGACCGCGCACCTGCGCATCACGGAATCGTTCCTCGGCATCGATCTCGCCAGCGGATACTGGAAGATGTACTCCATCGTGATCCAGCTGGGCGCGATCCTGGCTGTGCCGCTGTATTTCCGCAAACGCATCCATGAATTCCTGCGGACGTTTCCGAGGGGAGTGCTGGGCGACAAGACGTTGCTGACGCATCCGCTTTCGCTGATCGGGATCGCGTTCGTGTGCACCGCCGTGCCGTCGCTGCTGCTGACGAAGGTCATCGGACATAACCTGGAAAACCTTACCGTGATGGCGTGGTCGCTCATCATTGGCGGCGTGCTGATGTGGCTGGTGGACGCGTACTACGGCGCGCCGGTCGCGCCGCATCCCACGCAGTCGATCGAGCAGGTCACGCTCGGGCAGGCGGTGTGGGTGGGAGGCTGCCAGGTGCTCTCGGCCGTCTTCCCCGGCACGTCACGCTCGATGGCGACCATTGCCGGCGGGCAGATCGCCGGGATGTCGCGCGCGGCCGCGCTCGAGTTCAGTTTCTTCCTCGCCATGCCGACGATGGCTGCGGCCGTGGTCTACGACCTCTACAAATCATTCCACGTGCAGCCGGGCGCGGCCGAGATCGGGGTGGCGCCGGCGAACGCGCATGAGTGGATGGTGCTCGCCATCGGCTTCGTGGTGAGCTTTATCGTGGCGCTTGGTGTGGTGCATTGGTTCATGCGCTGGGTGCGGCGGCGCGGCTTCTGGCCGTTCGCCATCTATCGGATATTGGCGGGGGTGTTCGTGCTGTGGTGGGTGGCGCGGGCGTAGAGGGTAGGTGGCCGTGCCAGCCGTTTATTTTCTGTTGTTTCCGCGCGGCTCTTGCCCCATAATCGGGGCAGCTCTGGTGTAGTACGCGCGCATTCAGCGGCGGTGTCTCTCACGGACACGGCTCCATAGCCGTTTGGGTGTGTCATCTGGAATGAAGTATTTCGTACGCGTATTCACCCCGACCAACAACAAACGTTTCAATGAACTGATCGGCTTCCTGCTTTTCGTAGGGGCCGTCTTGTTGCTGCTCTCACTGGTTTCGTATTCCCCACTCGATCCTTCGTTGAATACTGCCTCCTCGGGGACAGGCGCGCTTCGTCCTACGGGCACCCCGGCACGCAACTGGGTCGGCATCGCGGGCGCGCACGTCGCGGACCTGTTGCTGCAATTCTGGGGCGTCACCGTGTTCCTGGCCCCGGCGATGGTGTTCCTGCTGGCGCTGCGCTGGTTCCGGTCGCGTCCGGTGGACTCGCCGGTGGCGAAGACGATCGGCGCGGCCACGCTGCTGGTGTTCACGCCGGCGCTGCTCGGCCTGATGCCGTGGACGCTGCGCTGGGTACATTCCATCCCCGTCGAGGGATTGCTGGGGCGCATCGTGGGGGACGCGCTCATCCACTACTTCAACCTCACGGGCGCGTACATCGTGAGCCTGGCGGTGATCCTGGTCGCGCTCTACCTCTCGACCGCGTTCTCCTTCGGAGCGATGCAGCTCTGGGCGGAGACGCGCTTTGCGTTCGCCTTCGCCGCGTGGGACCGCTTGCAAGACTGGCGCATGGAGCGCGCGAAAGGCAAAGCCGCACGCGAGCTGGAGCGGCGCAAGCTGCAGAAGCCGGTGGTAACGGCGCAACTGGTCACGGCGAAGCGGGCAATGACCGCGCCGATGGCGATGCAACCGCCGCAACCGGCATCAGTGTATGCACCGCCGCCGATCGCGACGGCTGGTTATGCCGCCGCTTCCTCCGCAACCCCACCAGCATCCGTGATGACGGTGAATGTGGCCGAGCCGGGTATTGGGACGCGCGCCGACGCGGGCACGAAAGCCAAGACGACCATGCCGCGCATCGCCGGCGGCTTCAAGCTGCCGTCCACTTCCCTGCTGCACCGTCCCGAAGAACAGCAAGCGGTCGACGAAGCCGAGGTCAAGGCGCTGGCACAAGTGCTCACCGACAAGCTGGCCGAGTTCGACGTGATCGGCCAGGTGACACACATCAACCCCGGTCCGGTCGTAACGACTTTCGAATTCAAACCGGAGGCGGGCATCAAGTACAGCCGCGTCACCGGGCTGACCGAAGACTTGTGTCTGGCGATGCGGGCGGAGAGCATCCTGATCGAGCGCATGGCGGGCAAGTCGACGGTCGGGATCCAGGTGCCGAACCGCGAGCGCGAGACCATATGGCTGCGCGAGGTCATCGAGTCGCAGGAGTTCATGGCGTCAAAGTCGAAGCTGGCGCTTGCCATGGGCAAAGACATCAACGGACGCATCGTGACGGCGGAACTGCAGACCATGCCGCACTTGCTCATCGCGGGCTCGACCGGCGCGGGCAAGTCGGTGGCCATCAACGCGATGATCATGTCCATCCTTTATAAGTCCACGCCCGACCAGGTGCGCTTGATCCTGGTCGATCCGAAGCGCCTGGAGCTGGGCGTCTACGAAGGCGTGCCGCACCTGTTCACGCCCATCATCACCGAGCCGAAGGTGGCGGCCTACGCGCTGCGCAATGCGGTCCGCGAGATGGAGCGCCGGCTGAAGCTGCTGGCGGAGAAGGGTGTCCGCAACCTCGAACAGTACAACAAGACGTTCGACGATTCGCGCACGCCCAGCCTGTTCCAGGAAGGCGACGACTCGAACAAGCCGCTGCCCTACATCGTGATCATCATCGACGAATTGGCTGACCTGATGATGCTCGACCAGCACAACGTGGAGGAATCGATCACGCGGCTGGCGCAGATGGCGCGCGCGGTGGGCATCCATTTGATCCTGGCGACGCAGCGTCCGTCGGTGGACGTTATCACTGGATTGATCAAAGCAAACTTCCCGGCACGGGTTTCGTTCCGCGTGGCTACGAAAGTCGACTCGCGGACCATCCTGGACGCGAACGGAGCGGAGTCGCTGCTCGGACGCGGCGACATGCTATACCTGCCGTCGGGATCGGCGCGCGTGCACCGCTTGCATGCGCCGTTCGTCACCGAGAAAGAGATCGGTGCGGTGGTGGAGTTCTGGCGCGCGCAGGGCCTGGCGCAATACGAAGAGAAGTTTTTGCAGGCGCCGAAAGACGAGCGGGAGCCCGGCGCGGGTGGCGGCGTGAACGACGGCGAAGAGGGCGAGACCGAGCAGGACGAGCTGTTCGAGGATGCGGTACGGTTGGTGCTCGAGTTCGGCAAGGCGTCCACTTCCCTGCTGCAGCGGCGGTTGCGCATCGGCTACGGGCGGGCCGCGCACTTGATCGACCTGATGGAGCGCGACGGCATCGTGGGAGCGGCCGACGGTCCAAAGCCGAGGGAGATATTGAAGCGGCCGGATTGGCTGAAAGAGGTGGAAGACAGCCTGCGTTAGCGAGTGATTTGATACCTTGGTAGTGGTGCGCCGTTTAGCGGGCGCACTCAGCTTCTACTTCCGAGGGATCAGTATGAAAGTCGGGATCCTCACCGGCGGGGGCGACTGCCCCGGCCTGAACGCGGTGATCCGTGCCGCGGTCCGCAAGGGTATCTTCCATTACGACGATGAGTTCGTCGGCTTTCTCGAGGGTTGGCGCGGCGTGCTCGAGAACCAGACGATGCTGCTCGACCTGCACGCGGTGGCCGGCATCCTGCCCCGCGGGGGGACCATTCTGCGCACCTCGCGGACGAATCCCAGCAAGCACGAAGGTGGGCTCGAGCGCTGTATCGAGACGCTGAAGAAGAACGGGGTGGAAGCGCTGATCGCCATCGGCGGCGACGACACCATGTCGGTCGCGATGAAATTGCACGACAAGAAGGCCAAGGTGGTCGGGGTCCCGAAGACGATCGACAATGACCTGAGCGGGACCGATTTTTGCTTCGGTTTCGATACCGCGGTCAACATCGCGACCGAGGCGATCGACCGCGTGCACACCACCGCCGAGGCGCACAATCGTGTGATGGTGGTCGAGGTGATGGGCCGCGATTCCGGATGGATCGCCATCTATAGCGGCATCGCCGGCGGCGCCGACGCGATCCTGCTACCGGAACGTCCCTTCGACATCGATGAGGTGGCGGAGACGCTCCGGCGGCGGCACGCCCGCGGACGCTATTTCAGCGTGGTGGTGGTGGCGGAGGGCGCGCGCTTCCGCAGCGACGTGGATCCAGCGCACGGTGCGCCCGTGGTCACCGAGCTGTCGAAGGACGAGTTCGGACACGTGCGGCTGGGCGGCATCGGCAACGTGTTGGCACACGAGATCGAACGGCGCACCGGCTTCGAGACGCGGGCCGTCGTCCTGGGGCACATCCAGCGTGGCGGGTCGCCGACCGCGTTCGATCGCGTGCTGGCGACCCGTTATGGCATGGGCGCCATCGACATGGTGCACCAAGGTGAGTCGGGCTGCATGGTCGCGCTGCACGGGACAGAGATCGTCTCCGTCCCCATCGCCGAGGCGATCGGCAAGACGCGGCTGGTGGGCGATGACCTGATCGCGGTCGCGCTCGGCCTGCACGAAAAGACGGAGATGAAAGACTAGGCAGGCGCGGCTTTGGTGTCCGCAGCGGCGAAGAGTTGCGTGGCGAGGTCGCGGATGCGGCGGATGGTCCGAAGCCAAGGGAGATACTGAAGCGGCCCGACTGGCTGAAGGAAGTGGAGGACTCGCTCCGGTAACCATTTGACTCTGGTAAGCTTGTGGCGCACGCAGTGCCGCTGTTTGAGTTCTCCTCGGATAATCCACATGGCGAGAGTATTAGTAATCGCGTTGTTGTTGACCGCAGCTGCCTTCGGGCAAGGCGCTCCCGTGGGCAAGGAGCAGGGGATCCAGAAACTTGCTTCCAGCCTCATAGACGCGTGGAATAAACACGACGCGCACGCCTTCGCGGCTACCTTTGCGGAGGATGCCGACTTTACTAACGTCATCGGGATGTCAGCCCACGGCCGCAAGGCCGTAGAGGCATTTCACGCGCCGATGTTCGCAAGCCGCTTCAAGGACACTCATCTCTCCGGAACGATTGCGAACCTGCGCATGCTCACGCCGAAGATCGCGAGCGTAGACGTCTCGTGGGAGATGACGGGGGCGATCGAGACGGATGGTACGCCCTTGCCGCTGCGGAAAGGCTTGCTGACTTTGATCGTCAGCCGCCATGGCGATCGGTGGCTGATCGACGTCATGCACAACCAGGAATTCACTCCCCGAAAGCCGCAGTAGCTATCTACGCCGGCGCGGCTTTGGTGTCCGCAGCGGTGAAGAGCTGCGTGGCGAGGTCGCGGATGCGCCGCAGGTCGAGCTTCCCTGTCCCTAGATATGGGATAGCGTCCACGTGGACGAACTGCGAAGCCCGCGGCTTCCATAGCGCCGGCAGCTCGCTGGCGGCAAACTTCTCCAGCACCGGCTGCAACTTATCTTCAGGCAGGGTGTGCAGCACGATCAGGCGCTCGCCCTTCTTCTCGTCGGGCAGGCTGGTGACGGCGAATGTCTGCTCGGTGGCTTCCGCCAGCTCGTGCAGCTTCTCTTCTACTTTCAAGTGCGGGACCATCTCGCCGCCGATCTTGGAGAAGCGGCTGAGGCGGTCGGTGATGGTGAGGAAGCCATCTTCATCGAACGCGGCGATGTCGCCGGTGGTGTACCAGCCGTCGTGGAGCACTTCGGCAGTCTTGTCGGCGCGGCCGAGGTAGCCCTGCATCACGTTGGGTCCGCGGACCAGCAGCATGCCGGGCGTGCCGATGGGCTGGGGCTGGCCGGAGTCGGGGTGGAGCACGCGCACGCTCATGCCGGGCAGCGGATGTCCGATGCCGCCGCGCTTGGCGCCGACCTGGCGGAATCCGGGCGCGCGGTAGTCGCGCGTATTCACCGCGACCACGGGCGAGCACTCGGTGCAGCCATAACCCTCGAGCGGACGGATGCCAAAGGTGTCTTCAAATGCGTCTGCCAGGCGCTGCGGCAGCTTTTCGGCGCCCACGATCACGAACTGCAGGCTGCCCAGGTCCTCCGCCGGGATGCGCCGGATATACGCCTGCAAGAACGTGGGCGTGGCGACCATGAAAGTAACGCGATACTTGGCGACGAGGCCACCGATCACGCGCGCGTCCAGCGGATTCGGGTGGTAGACGACGCCGATGCCGAGGACGGCGGGCATCCAGAGGCCGACGGTGTATCCGAAGGAGTGGAAGAAGGGCAGGATGCCGAGGACTTTGTCGGCGCCTTGCAAGGCGAAGGTCTGCCCGATCTGTTCGATGTTCGACCCGATGTTGAAGTGCGAGAGCATCACGCCCTTGGGGTCGCCGGTCGAGCCCGAAGAAAAAATGATGGTGGCAAGCGCATCTATGTGGGGGCTTTCTGAACGACCGAGCGCCCGCTCGAGCAGCGGCATGGGCAAGAGCCACGCCATCAGGAACGCGGTGAGCTTCTCGAAGAAGCCGGGAGCAGCAGCGACGTCTTCGATGAGCAGCGTCTTCCCCGGGACGGTGATCTTTACCTTTTCCAGGAACTGCTGCGAGGTCAGCACCGTGGTGAGGCCACACTGGCGCGCGCTCGAGGCTACGGCTTCGTC containing:
- a CDS encoding undecaprenyl-diphosphate phosphatase, whose product is MHDYLVSLLLGIVEGLTEFLPVSSTAHLRITESFLGIDLASGYWKMYSIVIQLGAILAVPLYFRKRIHEFLRTFPRGVLGDKTLLTHPLSLIGIAFVCTAVPSLLLTKVIGHNLENLTVMAWSLIIGGVLMWLVDAYYGAPVAPHPTQSIEQVTLGQAVWVGGCQVLSAVFPGTSRSMATIAGGQIAGMSRAAALEFSFFLAMPTMAAAVVYDLYKSFHVQPGAAEIGVAPANAHEWMVLAIGFVVSFIVALGVVHWFMRWVRRRGFWPFAIYRILAGVFVLWWVARA
- a CDS encoding SgcJ/EcaC family oxidoreductase, which encodes MARVLVIALLLTAAAFGQGAPVGKEQGIQKLASSLIDAWNKHDAHAFAATFAEDADFTNVIGMSAHGRKAVEAFHAPMFASRFKDTHLSGTIANLRMLTPKIASVDVSWEMTGAIETDGTPLPLRKGLLTLIVSRHGDRWLIDVMHNQEFTPRKPQ
- a CDS encoding long-chain fatty acid--CoA ligase; this encodes MAAAENIFPAPQPPHPVIDTVNDVFFTVVERDRARVMTYRSEGAWVGISARQLYSRVVTTARALSAWGVRKGDRVAIMAENRAEWAVVDFACLALGVADVPIYPTLTAEQAAFILKDSGARIAFVSTQEQLEKLRQIRSGTAIEKVVVMDDVEVDVDSQAPDHDAHSTVRMSSFVSDEITGRELALDSAARAIAPGDLATIIYTSGTTGTPKGVMLTHGNLAANLVSLQFYDWGESDSCISFLPLSHITARHLDYVCFTYGALIAYCPVFDLLSQTLQEVKPTLFVGVPRVYEKIRNGVEEKLGSGIKRKVSERALGVGRKHRALTLAGKKPDTLDWKLADTFLFSKVLGAFGGRARNFISGGAPLGVHLAEWYADCGIRIYEGYGLTETSPVIAINTPGEHRIGTVGKPLPNVEVRTAAEDGEIEVRGPSVFRNYWQLPEETKRAFTDDGWFKTGDIGEIDADGYLSITDRKKDLIKTSGGKFIAPQPIEGHLRANVLVAHAAVLGDRRNFPSVIVAPHFPLLESWAHANSVEFHSRGELITHPKVRALFDGIVADMNQRLARYEKIKKVLLVPDEFSIATGELTPSHKLKRRVLEQKYKAQIDEMYAGPSAQATEAASVS
- a CDS encoding threonine/serine dehydratase; translated protein: MNPVSTEAATGLVTLADILAAQQRIKGVAFHTPLIPHPKVAGVYFKAESLQPIGAFKIRGAYNKVAGLSEAERKRGVITYSSGNHAQAVAYAARAFGIKAVIVMPNNAPPVKQEGTRALGAEIVFVGTASSERLAKAEELSAKHGYVMVPPYDDPAIIAGQGTCGLEILGDLPDVELVLAPVSGGGMLSGAATAIKLSGSKAKVVGVEPELAGDSQESFRTGKLVEWPAEKTTRTICDGLRTQSLGRLNFEHIRKYCDDIVTVTEDEVRGAIRELATEVHIVAEPSGAVPYAAWRWHRNELPAAEKIVCVITGGNVDPGLLRDVLG
- a CDS encoding 6-phosphofructokinase: MKVGILTGGGDCPGLNAVIRAAVRKGIFHYDDEFVGFLEGWRGVLENQTMLLDLHAVAGILPRGGTILRTSRTNPSKHEGGLERCIETLKKNGVEALIAIGGDDTMSVAMKLHDKKAKVVGVPKTIDNDLSGTDFCFGFDTAVNIATEAIDRVHTTAEAHNRVMVVEVMGRDSGWIAIYSGIAGGADAILLPERPFDIDEVAETLRRRHARGRYFSVVVVAEGARFRSDVDPAHGAPVVTELSKDEFGHVRLGGIGNVLAHEIERRTGFETRAVVLGHIQRGGSPTAFDRVLATRYGMGAIDMVHQGESGCMVALHGTEIVSVPIAEAIGKTRLVGDDLIAVALGLHEKTEMKD
- a CDS encoding AMP-binding protein yields the protein PSAEREASSVAATLEKMPGQQMVGILMPPSVAGALVNYAASLLGKVPVNLNYTASDEAVASSARQCGLTTVLTSQQFLEKVKITVPGKTLLIEDVAAAPGFFEKLTAFLMAWLLPMPLLERALGRSESPHIDALATIIFSSGSTGDPKGVMLSHFNIGSNIEQIGQTFALQGADKVLGILPFFHSFGYTVGLWMPAVLGIGVVYHPNPLDARVIGGLVAKYRVTFMVATPTFLQAYIRRIPAEDLGSLQFVIVGAEKLPQRLADAFEDTFGIRPLEGYGCTECSPVVAVNTRDYRAPGFRQVGAKRGGIGHPLPGMSVRVLHPDSGQPQPIGTPGMLLVRGPNVMQGYLGRADKTAEVLHDGWYTTGDIAAFDEDGFLTITDRLSRFSKIGGEMVPHLKVEEKLHELAEATEQTFAVTSLPDEKKGERLIVLHTLPEDKLQPVLEKFAASELPALWKPRASQFVHVDAIPYLGTGKLDLRRIRDLATQLFTAADTKAAPA
- a CDS encoding DNA translocase FtsK 4TM domain-containing protein, producing the protein MKYFVRVFTPTNNKRFNELIGFLLFVGAVLLLLSLVSYSPLDPSLNTASSGTGALRPTGTPARNWVGIAGAHVADLLLQFWGVTVFLAPAMVFLLALRWFRSRPVDSPVAKTIGAATLLVFTPALLGLMPWTLRWVHSIPVEGLLGRIVGDALIHYFNLTGAYIVSLAVILVALYLSTAFSFGAMQLWAETRFAFAFAAWDRLQDWRMERAKGKAARELERRKLQKPVVTAQLVTAKRAMTAPMAMQPPQPASVYAPPPIATAGYAAASSATPPASVMTVNVAEPGIGTRADAGTKAKTTMPRIAGGFKLPSTSLLHRPEEQQAVDEAEVKALAQVLTDKLAEFDVIGQVTHINPGPVVTTFEFKPEAGIKYSRVTGLTEDLCLAMRAESILIERMAGKSTVGIQVPNRERETIWLREVIESQEFMASKSKLALAMGKDINGRIVTAELQTMPHLLIAGSTGAGKSVAINAMIMSILYKSTPDQVRLILVDPKRLELGVYEGVPHLFTPIITEPKVAAYALRNAVREMERRLKLLAEKGVRNLEQYNKTFDDSRTPSLFQEGDDSNKPLPYIVIIIDELADLMMLDQHNVEESITRLAQMARAVGIHLILATQRPSVDVITGLIKANFPARVSFRVATKVDSRTILDANGAESLLGRGDMLYLPSGSARVHRLHAPFVTEKEIGAVVEFWRAQGLAQYEEKFLQAPKDEREPGAGGGVNDGEEGETEQDELFEDAVRLVLEFGKASTSLLQRRLRIGYGRAAHLIDLMERDGIVGAADGPKPREILKRPDWLKEVEDSLR